In one window of Candidatus Scalindua sp. DNA:
- a CDS encoding alkaline phosphatase codes for MKCFVFLCFAVSQLVCMAGYAMESSGMVKQNTSFEAKSTALSVDPLNDEGVDADGTTIPNSVKNVILMIGDGMGPQQVGLAVIYAEHAPNSQIKNRKLNIEKVMDAGETGVVMVGPYGKIVVDSACSTTQFATGKAVPPEAIGVDIHGNPLETILEKARNAGKSTGLVSDTTITHATPAAFAVHVADRMAEDEIAEQLVESKADIMLSGGLQYFLPMGVNRKGSAGYKTVLSLVQNESLVKSKRKDQKNLLLKASENGYELIFNKKSLLQSKSGKVLGLFCRSEMPDGIICSQTRESLDRPPTLKEMTQKAISLLSVNKEGFFLMVEGGLIDYAGHANDTGWLLHEMLKFDEAVGAVFEWMKDRKDTLLIITADHETGSFGFSYSGNFHQSAASGGVQLKEDNCKSVYNYGSYEVLDKIYNQKKTLTEVFRVFDALTPHQKTDQELKRLVNENLEFEITLEQAKEIIGEEYVPFYGKGHHPYLSFQSIPVIHDFKAFYPNVRVNRQALTARKIAEQQQVVWGTGTHTSTPVFVIAFGPEAVQNRFDGLWHSTDIGKMMIESMGL; via the coding sequence ATGAAATGTTTCGTTTTTTTGTGTTTTGCCGTTTCTCAGCTCGTTTGTATGGCTGGATATGCAATGGAATCGTCCGGGATGGTGAAGCAAAATACGTCATTTGAGGCAAAGAGTACCGCCTTATCTGTTGATCCCCTGAATGATGAAGGAGTTGATGCCGATGGTACAACAATTCCGAATTCAGTCAAAAATGTAATTCTCATGATTGGTGATGGTATGGGGCCGCAACAAGTTGGGTTGGCTGTTATTTATGCTGAACATGCTCCCAATTCTCAAATCAAAAACCGAAAACTCAATATTGAAAAAGTGATGGACGCTGGTGAAACAGGGGTTGTTATGGTTGGCCCTTATGGAAAAATTGTTGTTGATTCTGCCTGCAGTACTACTCAATTTGCTACAGGGAAAGCCGTGCCTCCGGAAGCGATAGGGGTGGATATTCATGGAAATCCTCTTGAGACTATTTTGGAAAAAGCCAGAAACGCGGGGAAATCAACAGGACTTGTCAGCGATACAACCATTACTCATGCCACACCCGCCGCATTTGCGGTCCATGTTGCTGACCGCATGGCAGAAGATGAGATTGCAGAGCAGCTTGTTGAATCAAAAGCAGACATAATGCTTTCGGGAGGATTGCAGTATTTCCTGCCAATGGGGGTAAACAGAAAAGGTTCTGCCGGTTATAAAACGGTCCTGTCTTTAGTCCAAAACGAGTCTTTGGTCAAATCAAAAAGAAAAGATCAGAAAAACCTTTTACTTAAGGCAAGTGAAAATGGCTATGAACTTATTTTTAATAAAAAGTCCCTTTTACAGAGTAAATCCGGAAAAGTTCTTGGACTTTTTTGCAGATCGGAAATGCCTGACGGAATCATTTGTTCTCAGACAAGAGAGAGTCTTGATCGCCCCCCCACACTAAAAGAGATGACCCAGAAGGCGATTTCTCTCCTCTCTGTAAATAAGGAGGGCTTTTTCTTAATGGTTGAAGGAGGGCTCATCGATTATGCTGGCCATGCTAACGACACGGGTTGGCTGCTCCACGAAATGCTGAAATTTGATGAGGCTGTCGGGGCAGTGTTTGAGTGGATGAAAGATCGTAAAGATACCCTGCTCATAATAACAGCAGACCACGAAACCGGTTCTTTTGGCTTCAGTTATTCCGGCAATTTCCATCAATCTGCAGCATCAGGAGGGGTGCAATTGAAAGAGGACAACTGCAAATCTGTATATAATTACGGGTCCTATGAAGTGTTAGACAAAATATACAACCAAAAAAAAACGCTGACTGAGGTATTCAGGGTGTTTGATGCATTAACTCCGCATCAAAAGACTGATCAGGAGCTTAAAAGGCTTGTTAATGAGAATCTTGAATTCGAGATTACGCTTGAGCAGGCCAAAGAAATTATCGGAGAAGAATACGTACCGTTTTATGGAAAGGGGCATCACCCATACCTGTCTTTTCAATCAATACCTGTTATCCATGATTTCAAGGCATTTTATCCAAACGTGCGAGTGAACAGGCAGGCCCTCACAGCCCGGAAGATTGCAGAACAGCAACAGGTTGTATGGGGAACGGGGACTCACACTTCAACGCCGGTCTTTGTCATAGCTTTTGGACCGGAAGCTGTTCAAAACCGATTTGATGGTTTGTGGCATAGTACGGACATAGGAAAAATGATGATTGAGTCAATGGGATTATGA
- the glgA gene encoding glycogen synthase GlgA: MSIDFKIMFASPEVVPFAKTGGLADVSGSLPKHLKRLGCDTRIVMPFYRMIREQQLPHVTIIEDLDVPSKGGILKAKVIQVNLEGIIPVYFIMYDEFYDRGNLYGNSEGDYHDNAERFIFFCRSILELSRRIDFRPDIIHCNEWQTGLIPAYLKTLYNEDPFFSNTRTVFTIHNIAYQGIFEKEIFKKTCLPDNVFDTGIEYYGKVNFMKAGIVYTDIISTVSQKYSTEIQTEEYGCGLQDILKERSDSLFSVLNGVNYDEWNPETDAFIVANYNKENASGKIACKQDLLSHFTLPLSLMKRPLLGIISRLVEQKGIDLLLETLDRLMAFNVGFILLGLGEERYHRQFLNFARRYPKRIGLCIAYNNVLAHKIEAGVDIFLMPSRYEPCGLNQIYSLRYGTIPIVHATGGLDDTIKDYDQANGAGNGFKFKEYNTSAFLNKTKQALNVFENREEWSRLMKNAMAEDFSWEISAEKYIELYKKAASCRQFSPFR; encoded by the coding sequence ATGTCAATAGATTTTAAGATTATGTTTGCCTCTCCTGAAGTCGTTCCTTTTGCCAAGACAGGAGGGCTCGCTGATGTATCCGGTTCACTACCAAAACATCTCAAAAGGCTTGGGTGTGATACGAGGATTGTTATGCCATTCTACCGGATGATTCGAGAACAACAACTCCCGCATGTCACCATAATAGAGGACCTTGATGTCCCCTCCAAAGGCGGTATCCTGAAGGCGAAAGTAATACAGGTCAACCTTGAAGGTATTATTCCCGTTTATTTCATAATGTATGATGAGTTCTATGACAGGGGAAACCTTTATGGTAATTCCGAAGGTGACTACCATGATAATGCTGAACGCTTTATTTTCTTCTGCAGATCAATTCTTGAGCTCTCCAGACGAATTGATTTTCGCCCTGACATCATACACTGTAATGAATGGCAAACAGGCTTAATCCCCGCATACCTGAAAACGTTATATAATGAAGATCCGTTTTTCTCAAACACCAGAACGGTGTTTACCATACACAATATTGCCTACCAGGGCATCTTTGAAAAAGAGATATTTAAAAAGACCTGTCTGCCTGACAATGTATTCGATACCGGTATTGAATATTATGGGAAAGTTAACTTTATGAAGGCGGGCATTGTCTATACCGATATCATTAGCACCGTAAGCCAGAAGTACAGCACAGAGATTCAGACCGAAGAGTATGGATGTGGACTGCAAGATATTTTGAAAGAGCGGTCTGATTCTCTTTTCAGTGTACTCAATGGTGTTAACTACGACGAATGGAACCCTGAAACCGATGCATTTATAGTTGCCAATTACAATAAAGAGAACGCCTCAGGAAAAATAGCGTGCAAACAGGACCTGCTTAGCCATTTTACCCTACCACTTTCACTCATGAAACGTCCGCTACTGGGGATTATATCACGTTTGGTAGAACAGAAAGGTATTGATCTCTTATTAGAAACCCTTGACCGGTTGATGGCATTTAATGTGGGTTTCATACTTCTGGGGTTAGGTGAAGAGAGATACCATCGACAATTTCTAAATTTTGCCCGCAGATATCCGAAAAGGATTGGCCTTTGTATAGCGTATAATAATGTCCTGGCTCATAAAATCGAGGCCGGAGTTGATATCTTTTTAATGCCTTCCCGATATGAGCCTTGCGGGCTGAACCAGATCTACAGTCTAAGATATGGAACAATTCCAATAGTGCATGCGACAGGAGGGCTTGATGACACGATAAAAGATTACGATCAGGCAAATGGGGCAGGGAATGGTTTCAAGTTCAAAGAATACAACACCAGTGCATTCCTTAACAAAACGAAACAGGCGCTCAATGTATTTGAAAACAGAGAAGAGTGGAGTCGGTTAATGAAAAACGCAATGGCTGAAGATTTCTCATGGGAGATATCAGCAGAGAAATATATAGAACTTTATAAAAAAGCTGCCTCCTGTCGGCAATTTTCGCCTTTTCGATAA
- a CDS encoding glycine C-acetyltransferase — protein sequence MDKLDFVDDELKILEESGLYVRIRTVEGPQDAWIIVDGRKVFNLCSNNYLGLANDSQLKLASCKAIENFGVGPAAVRTIAGTTSLHRELEKKLARFKEVEGTLSFQSGFCANLAVIPVIAGKEDVVFSDALNHASIIDGCRLSRARVVCYEHGNTKDLQEKIVSVEKARRKIIITDGGFSMEGDIAPLPEIVKIAESHNAITMVDDAHGEGVLGRGGRGIVNHFNLQGKVDIEVGTMSKAFGVVGGYIAASKGLCDYLAQKGRPFLFSSALTAADVSACIAAVDTLTTSDSQVNQLWSNTTFFQQGMLQTGFDLGNTKTPITPVMIGDARLAKEFSRKLFHEGIFAQPIGYPTVPKERARIRVMLSATHTREDLGWAISHFEKIGKELGIL from the coding sequence ATGGATAAACTTGATTTTGTAGATGACGAATTAAAAATTCTTGAAGAGTCAGGGCTATACGTTCGCATTCGTACGGTAGAAGGTCCTCAGGATGCATGGATCATTGTAGATGGCAGAAAGGTGTTTAATCTCTGCTCGAACAACTACCTCGGCCTTGCTAACGACAGCCAGTTGAAACTTGCTTCCTGTAAGGCGATTGAGAACTTCGGGGTAGGCCCCGCGGCCGTAAGAACGATTGCCGGAACAACCTCCCTGCACAGAGAACTGGAAAAAAAGCTTGCACGATTTAAAGAAGTGGAGGGTACCTTATCTTTCCAGTCGGGGTTCTGTGCAAACCTTGCCGTTATTCCCGTAATCGCTGGGAAGGAAGACGTTGTATTTTCAGATGCCCTCAATCATGCAAGCATTATTGACGGATGCCGTCTCTCCCGTGCCCGGGTTGTTTGTTATGAGCATGGTAATACCAAAGATCTTCAGGAGAAAATCGTTTCTGTAGAAAAAGCAAGGCGCAAGATCATCATTACCGATGGGGGCTTTAGTATGGAGGGCGATATTGCCCCGTTACCAGAAATAGTGAAAATTGCAGAAAGCCATAATGCAATCACAATGGTAGACGATGCGCATGGTGAGGGGGTATTGGGAAGGGGTGGAAGGGGGATTGTGAACCACTTCAATTTGCAAGGCAAAGTTGACATTGAGGTCGGAACCATGTCAAAGGCATTTGGTGTCGTTGGTGGCTACATTGCAGCGAGTAAGGGATTGTGTGATTATCTTGCACAAAAAGGGAGACCTTTTCTTTTTTCAAGTGCTTTAACCGCTGCCGATGTGTCAGCTTGTATCGCTGCAGTTGATACCTTGACAACTTCGGACAGCCAGGTCAACCAGCTTTGGTCAAATACCACATTTTTCCAGCAGGGGATGCTGCAGACAGGGTTTGATCTTGGTAACACAAAAACGCCTATTACACCTGTTATGATAGGAGATGCCCGGTTGGCTAAGGAATTCAGCCGGAAGTTGTTTCATGAGGGCATCTTTGCCCAGCCCATTGGTTATCCAACGGTCCCGAAGGAAAGAGCACGGATACGCGTTATGCTTTCAGCAACACATACCAGAGAAGATCTTGGCTGGGCAATAAGCCATTTTGAAAAGATTGGAAAGGAATTGGGTATTTTGTAA
- a CDS encoding bifunctional oligoribonuclease/PAP phosphatase NrnA, translating to MKDSTVTKYVNDIHETIKQHNNFLITTHIRVDGDAIGSEVALYHALRQMGKSVTIANNSFMPRIFEFITHNTNVFIYPEIPKENPEVVFVLDCPTLERLGKIQKILPKNATIINIDHHISSEYFGDINWVASDVCATGEIILSLLRAMKLEITPDIATALYVAIVTDTGRFVHSNTTPEALRAAAFLMEQGARHSEISKHIYNANSFYQIRLQSLALDTLKLHMKNQVATLWLTNKMLEKTNVNALDTHEFADIPVSIDTVSVGVLLREMAQHNRIKVSLRSRNGYDVNAVAKRFGGGGHKYAAGCEVNGDIDVVQQLILDVLKTMLFREE from the coding sequence TTGAAAGACTCTACGGTAACAAAGTATGTAAACGATATACATGAAACAATAAAGCAGCATAACAATTTTCTCATTACTACTCACATTCGGGTAGATGGAGACGCCATTGGTTCTGAGGTAGCCCTCTATCACGCACTCAGGCAAATGGGAAAATCGGTTACGATTGCCAATAACTCCTTTATGCCCAGGATTTTTGAATTTATAACACACAATACCAATGTTTTCATTTATCCGGAAATTCCCAAAGAGAATCCAGAGGTTGTTTTTGTCCTGGATTGTCCTACCCTGGAACGGCTGGGTAAAATACAGAAGATACTTCCGAAGAATGCAACAATCATAAATATTGATCATCATATTTCCAGTGAATATTTTGGTGATATCAATTGGGTGGCAAGTGATGTGTGCGCTACAGGAGAGATTATCCTCAGCCTTTTAAGAGCGATGAAGCTTGAAATTACACCGGATATTGCTACAGCCCTTTATGTGGCTATCGTTACAGATACAGGTAGATTCGTCCATAGTAACACCACACCAGAAGCTCTCAGGGCAGCAGCATTTCTCATGGAGCAAGGGGCAAGACATTCAGAGATCTCCAAGCACATTTACAATGCTAATTCTTTTTATCAGATTCGGTTGCAATCACTGGCCCTTGACACACTTAAGCTTCATATGAAAAATCAGGTAGCCACACTCTGGCTGACCAATAAAATGTTGGAAAAAACCAACGTCAACGCTCTCGATACTCATGAGTTTGCCGACATTCCTGTCTCAATAGACACTGTATCCGTAGGGGTATTACTTCGTGAGATGGCACAGCATAATCGAATTAAAGTGAGCCTGCGGAGTCGAAACGGTTATGATGTCAACGCCGTTGCAAAAAGGTTTGGTGGGGGTGGTCATAAATATGCCGCTGGATGCGAGGTAAACGGTGATATTGATGTTGTACAGCAACTCATCCTTGATGTATTAAAGACTATGTTGTTCCGGGAAGAATAG
- the tdh gene encoding L-threonine 3-dehydrogenase: MKAVVKKNPAKGLQCMAVSTPQIGLRDVLIKVTYASICGTDVHIYDWTRWARDRLTPPRTIGHEFVGTVTRIGGEVTQVRVGDRVSAESHIFCGYCYQCRIGYSEVCKNSKLLGVDHDGSFAKFLVLPEHVIWKNDPNIPDKWATLQEPFGNAVDTVMAEDVSAKSLLILGAGPIGLFATGIAKASGASLILLSDPNDYRLNIGKKMGAHLTINPKKEDVVPFVREATKNDGVDVVLDFSGNNQALNQGLAVITPGGRISILGIYEKPVTLDLNNDVIFKKIRIYGITGREVFSTWYKTSHFLTSGLIDLSPVITHHFALKDYEKGIRLMKEGTCGKIILGV, encoded by the coding sequence ATGAAAGCTGTTGTTAAGAAAAATCCCGCGAAGGGTCTGCAATGTATGGCCGTGAGTACTCCGCAGATAGGGCTCAGAGATGTATTGATTAAGGTTACCTATGCCTCGATCTGCGGCACAGATGTTCATATTTATGATTGGACTCGCTGGGCCCGGGATCGGCTCACCCCTCCGCGCACAATAGGCCATGAGTTCGTTGGTACTGTTACCAGGATTGGAGGAGAAGTAACACAAGTAAGGGTGGGAGACAGGGTTTCAGCAGAAAGCCATATTTTCTGTGGTTATTGCTATCAATGCCGGATCGGATATTCTGAAGTATGCAAGAACAGTAAACTGCTCGGAGTGGACCATGATGGTTCATTTGCCAAGTTCCTGGTCCTGCCAGAACATGTCATCTGGAAGAATGATCCGAACATTCCAGATAAATGGGCAACACTTCAGGAACCATTTGGCAACGCTGTCGATACCGTAATGGCAGAAGATGTTTCTGCAAAGTCACTCCTGATATTGGGAGCGGGACCTATCGGACTTTTTGCAACGGGTATTGCCAAGGCAAGTGGGGCCTCTCTGATCCTCCTCTCAGACCCAAATGACTATCGATTGAATATAGGCAAAAAAATGGGTGCACACCTGACAATAAATCCGAAAAAAGAGGATGTCGTACCGTTCGTACGAGAAGCCACAAAAAACGACGGTGTTGATGTTGTTCTTGATTTTTCGGGAAACAACCAGGCATTAAATCAGGGTTTAGCGGTAATTACACCGGGGGGGAGGATCTCCATCCTCGGTATTTATGAAAAACCTGTCACCCTCGACTTAAATAATGATGTCATCTTTAAGAAGATACGTATTTATGGGATAACAGGACGTGAAGTGTTTTCCACCTGGTACAAAACATCCCATTTTTTAACCTCCGGACTTATTGATCTGAGCCCGGTTATCACCCATCATTTCGCATTGAAAGATTACGAAAAGGGCATAAGACTTATGAAGGAAGGTACATGTGGGAAGATAATCCTGGGTGTGTAA
- a CDS encoding DedA family protein, giving the protein MTDFCVQYIEWGVRHAHLWGFLFVFLCMTIESSFIPFPSEVVMIPGGFLAYRHELFFASPVTDSLIVIICGTAGSLLGASINYFLSLRFGRPFLYKYGKYFFLSPPTIERSEEIFNRYGDITTFVCRLLPAIRQLISIPAGLAKMALFRFAFFTLLGAGIWSVILVLTGYYLASISSDMTYAELVFNGKNAVRDNFPFLLLGLGVIIAAYSIVRSKIMTSNTVKPR; this is encoded by the coding sequence ATGACTGATTTCTGTGTGCAATATATTGAATGGGGTGTACGGCATGCCCATCTGTGGGGCTTTCTCTTTGTCTTTCTCTGTATGACCATAGAAAGTTCTTTTATTCCCTTTCCGAGTGAAGTGGTCATGATTCCAGGTGGTTTTCTTGCATATCGGCATGAATTATTTTTTGCATCTCCGGTTACAGATTCACTCATAGTCATAATCTGTGGAACAGCAGGTTCGCTGTTGGGAGCTTCCATCAATTATTTTCTATCGTTAAGGTTTGGGCGGCCCTTTTTATACAAATACGGGAAATACTTTTTTTTGTCGCCACCAACTATTGAAAGATCCGAAGAAATTTTCAACAGATATGGGGATATTACAACGTTTGTCTGTCGATTGCTTCCCGCCATCCGTCAGCTTATATCAATTCCCGCAGGCCTTGCCAAAATGGCTCTATTTCGTTTTGCATTTTTTACGCTCCTTGGTGCAGGTATCTGGTCGGTCATACTTGTGCTTACTGGATATTATCTCGCCTCGATCTCCAGCGACATGACTTACGCGGAACTTGTGTTTAATGGTAAGAACGCGGTTCGCGATAATTTTCCATTCCTGCTTCTGGGGTTAGGCGTAATTATAGCTGCATATAGTATAGTCAGAAGCAAGATCATGACGTCT
- the ahcY gene encoding adenosylhomocysteinase encodes MTSDNCGVADLNCAVSEKKGDFKVADISLAEWGRKEIAIAEAEMPALMALRKKYSPTQPLRGAKIIGCIHMTIQTAVLIETLIALGAEVRWSSCNIFSTQDHAAAAMAAAGVPVYAWKGQTNEEGEWCIEQTILKDGKPWDANMLLDDGGDLTLMVHEKYPAMLDKIHGITEETTTGVHRLLEMLEKKTLKVPAINVNDSITKSKNDNKYGCRHSLNDGVKRGTDMLLAGKKALVIGYGDVGKGSAQSLRQEGMIVKISEIDPICAMQACMDGYEVVSPYNNGKNTGKVEDIDKALLGQLDLIVTATGNLNVCDAQMLMTVKSGSVICNIGHFDNEIDTQFLRETYEWEEVKPQVHKIYRNRELNNYLILLSEGRLVNLGNATGHPSRIMDGSFSNQVLAQMFLYEKKWADTKTGDISVTVLPKKLDEEVARDMVEGFGGIITHLTKQQAAYINVPIAGPFKSGDYKY; translated from the coding sequence ATGACAAGTGATAACTGTGGAGTAGCTGACCTTAATTGTGCTGTTAGTGAAAAAAAAGGAGACTTTAAAGTCGCTGATATCAGTTTGGCAGAGTGGGGAAGAAAGGAAATTGCCATTGCAGAAGCTGAGATGCCGGCCCTGATGGCTTTACGGAAGAAGTATTCCCCGACTCAACCGCTACGCGGAGCAAAAATTATAGGCTGTATCCATATGACAATACAGACAGCGGTCTTGATAGAAACGTTAATAGCTTTAGGCGCTGAGGTTCGATGGTCTTCGTGCAATATCTTTTCGACGCAGGACCATGCAGCGGCTGCCATGGCTGCCGCAGGAGTTCCTGTTTATGCCTGGAAAGGACAAACCAACGAAGAGGGTGAATGGTGCATTGAACAGACTATCCTCAAAGACGGCAAGCCCTGGGATGCCAATATGCTGCTTGACGATGGCGGTGATTTAACGTTAATGGTTCATGAAAAATACCCTGCCATGCTTGATAAAATTCATGGAATAACCGAGGAGACTACAACGGGCGTGCATCGATTGCTGGAAATGCTTGAGAAGAAAACTCTCAAGGTCCCCGCCATCAATGTAAACGACTCGATTACAAAATCAAAAAATGACAACAAGTATGGTTGCCGCCACAGTTTAAATGATGGGGTGAAACGAGGCACCGATATGCTGCTTGCCGGCAAAAAAGCACTTGTTATCGGTTATGGGGATGTCGGTAAAGGATCTGCCCAGAGTTTGCGTCAGGAAGGGATGATCGTCAAGATTTCAGAGATTGATCCTATTTGTGCAATGCAGGCCTGTATGGACGGCTATGAAGTAGTTTCACCCTATAACAACGGGAAAAATACAGGCAAGGTTGAAGATATTGACAAGGCACTTCTTGGTCAACTTGATCTTATTGTAACTGCTACGGGCAATCTAAATGTTTGCGATGCCCAGATGCTGATGACGGTAAAATCGGGTTCGGTGATTTGCAATATTGGCCATTTCGACAATGAAATTGACACACAATTTCTGCGGGAAACCTATGAATGGGAGGAGGTAAAACCTCAGGTGCACAAAATCTACCGTAACCGTGAACTCAATAACTACTTGATTCTTTTGTCTGAAGGAAGACTTGTAAATCTCGGCAATGCAACTGGCCACCCATCACGGATTATGGATGGCTCTTTTTCCAATCAGGTCCTGGCACAGATGTTCCTGTACGAAAAAAAATGGGCGGATACGAAAACTGGTGATATCAGTGTCACCGTACTCCCGAAAAAACTTGATGAGGAGGTGGCACGTGATATGGTCGAGGGTTTTGGAGGCATAATCACACACCTCACGAAACAGCAGGCCGCGTATATTAACGTACCGATAGCGGGTCCTTTTAAGTCTGGAGATTATAAGTACTAG
- a CDS encoding response regulator, with amino-acid sequence MDKTIVIVDDEPDIVALVSVNLKKANFKVEGCSDAESFYRFLEEQTPDLIILDLMLPDADGLEICKYLKNKDPLFSIPIIMLTAKGDEMDKILGLEFGADDYVTKPFSPKELVARVKAVLRRPQENGESDKLGMGGILTIDLEAYQAFVEGEKIELTSTEFRIVKLLLSKKSKVFSRNDILDYLWGKDKIVLDRTIDVHIRNLREKLGKAGRFIKNIRGIGYKLEE; translated from the coding sequence ATGGACAAAACAATAGTAATAGTGGACGACGAACCGGATATTGTAGCGCTTGTGTCTGTAAACTTGAAGAAGGCAAACTTTAAGGTAGAAGGCTGCTCCGATGCAGAAAGTTTTTATAGATTCCTGGAGGAGCAGACTCCTGACCTTATTATTCTCGATCTCATGCTGCCTGATGCAGATGGTCTTGAAATATGTAAATATCTCAAAAATAAAGATCCACTTTTTTCTATTCCTATTATTATGCTTACGGCAAAGGGGGATGAAATGGACAAAATCCTTGGATTGGAATTTGGCGCGGATGATTATGTCACAAAACCTTTTTCTCCAAAGGAACTCGTTGCAAGGGTGAAGGCTGTCCTCAGGAGGCCCCAGGAGAATGGAGAATCAGATAAGCTGGGTATGGGAGGAATATTAACAATTGATCTGGAAGCTTATCAAGCTTTTGTTGAAGGAGAAAAGATAGAGTTAACTTCTACTGAATTCAGGATAGTAAAATTACTTTTATCAAAAAAGAGCAAAGTATTCTCGAGGAATGACATTTTAGACTACCTGTGGGGGAAAGACAAAATTGTCTTGGACAGAACTATAGATGTGCATATCAGGAATTTGCGTGAAAAGCTGGGCAAGGCTGGCCGGTTCATTAAAAATATCAGGGGTATAGGGTACAAACTGGAAGAGTGA